The following are from one region of the Acidobacteriota bacterium genome:
- a CDS encoding pyridoxal phosphate-dependent aminotransferase: MKPLSSRLNVLTGEGALSVYLAAKELERQGRSIIHLELGEPDFHPAEPVIAALEKAVRDGKDRYCPMAGLPALKEEIATYLHRTRSISVSPENVVVAPGCKLSLFFALMTILEPGDEVLWPDPGFPGYASITRGFESIPVSFGIEEKNNLQPDPDEIAAKITPRTKAIILNSPCNPTGSVYSDAVQRRIAELAVQHDLYVISDEIYARIIYGQKYHSMLSYPGMHERTMIIDGFSKSFAMTGWRLGYTIAPPALVPHLVMLAINSYTCTAEFTQYAAIEALRDSTGATPRMVGEFQKRRDQFIADLNRVPGFRCIPPEGAFYAWVNIEETGTTAEEVCRIMLEDAGVAGIPGAAFGDMGKNFVRFSFASSPAILKEAVERIHKAAAVWQSVVATK, translated from the coding sequence ATGAAGCCCTTATCATCCCGACTCAATGTACTCACCGGCGAAGGAGCCCTCTCGGTCTACCTCGCTGCCAAGGAACTCGAGCGCCAGGGCCGTTCCATCATCCATCTCGAACTCGGCGAACCCGACTTCCATCCCGCTGAGCCCGTAATTGCTGCTCTCGAAAAAGCAGTGCGCGACGGCAAGGACCGTTACTGTCCGATGGCTGGCTTGCCGGCCCTCAAGGAAGAAATTGCCACCTATCTCCACCGCACTCGCAGCATCAGCGTATCGCCGGAGAACGTCGTCGTCGCCCCCGGCTGCAAACTTTCTCTCTTCTTCGCGCTGATGACGATCCTTGAGCCGGGCGACGAAGTTCTCTGGCCCGACCCCGGCTTTCCGGGATACGCGTCCATTACCCGCGGCTTCGAAAGCATCCCTGTCTCGTTCGGCATCGAGGAGAAGAACAATCTCCAGCCCGATCCCGATGAAATCGCCGCGAAGATTACGCCTCGAACCAAGGCGATCATCCTGAACTCGCCGTGCAATCCGACGGGTTCCGTTTACTCGGACGCCGTCCAGCGCCGCATCGCGGAACTGGCCGTGCAGCACGATCTATATGTAATCTCCGACGAAATCTACGCGCGCATCATTTACGGCCAGAAATACCATTCCATGCTGAGTTATCCCGGAATGCACGAGCGCACCATGATCATCGACGGCTTCTCGAAGAGCTTTGCGATGACGGGATGGCGCCTGGGATACACCATCGCGCCGCCTGCACTCGTGCCGCATCTGGTGATGCTTGCGATCAATAGTTACACCTGTACCGCCGAGTTCACGCAATATGCAGCTATTGAAGCCTTGCGCGATTCGACCGGTGCCACGCCGCGCATGGTCGGCGAATTCCAGAAGCGCCGCGATCAGTTCATTGCGGACTTGAACCGTGTTCCCGGCTTCCGATGCATCCCGCCCGAGGGAGCGTTCTACGCGTGGGTGAACATTGAAGAAACCGGGACCACCGCCGAAGAAGTCTGCCGTATCATGCTCGAAGATGCGGGCGTAGCCGGCATTCCCGGCGCGGCCTTCGGCGACATGGGGAAGAATTTCGTCCGCTTCTCCTTCGCATCCTCGCCGGCGATCTTGAAAGAAGCCGTCGAGCGCATTCACAAAGCAGCAGCCGTTTGGCAATCAGTGGTGGCCACAAAGTAG
- a CDS encoding amidohydrolase family protein, whose protein sequence is MKSLWVLFFCFATLPAFAQARPYPGADLPQLYQHYLDIVNNIPAFDHHAHPGFADDPDVDAMAAPPGSSAFRERDTNPELVAAARALWGYPYSDFSAEHAKWLVQKKAEIKKQYPGTAYFNMLLDKMNFDRGVANRAMMPDYLDAKRFPWVFFSDAFMWPFDNAQQTARNGDQQVYIPLQEKMLKRWMQQEKVSALPAGFADYLKFITQTLEDNQKNKNAIAMKFEVAYFRTLHFNDPPRDEAEAIYKKYAKGGVPTEPEYRTFQDYIFRYLITEGGRLKLPVHIHSAVGIGDYFNISESNIMQLENILRDPRYSATTFVMIHGGYPLEREAIWLASMKNVYMDSSIQEIIMYPAAFKNSLRQWLETFPDKITFGTDCFPYNDVLGSEESYWLGNVSTRQSLAAALAEMVSSGEITDAKAIEMAHAYLHDTAVSLYPSLSH, encoded by the coding sequence ATGAAATCCCTTTGGGTCTTGTTCTTTTGCTTTGCGACTCTCCCTGCCTTTGCCCAGGCACGCCCCTACCCGGGCGCTGACCTTCCGCAGCTTTACCAACATTATCTGGACATCGTGAATAACATCCCGGCGTTTGACCATCACGCCCATCCCGGCTTCGCCGACGATCCCGATGTCGACGCCATGGCCGCGCCTCCGGGCAGCTCCGCGTTCCGTGAGCGCGATACCAATCCGGAACTGGTCGCTGCCGCCCGAGCGCTCTGGGGTTATCCGTATTCTGATTTTTCAGCCGAGCATGCCAAGTGGCTCGTCCAGAAAAAGGCCGAGATCAAGAAGCAGTATCCCGGCACCGCTTACTTCAACATGCTGCTCGACAAGATGAATTTCGATCGCGGCGTTGCCAACCGCGCCATGATGCCGGATTACCTCGACGCCAAACGGTTCCCGTGGGTTTTCTTCTCCGACGCCTTCATGTGGCCGTTCGACAACGCGCAGCAGACGGCCCGTAACGGCGATCAACAGGTGTACATTCCGCTGCAGGAAAAGATGCTGAAGCGCTGGATGCAGCAGGAAAAAGTGAGCGCCCTTCCCGCCGGCTTCGCCGACTACCTGAAGTTCATCACCCAGACTCTCGAAGACAATCAGAAAAACAAGAACGCAATCGCGATGAAGTTTGAAGTTGCCTACTTTCGGACTCTGCATTTCAACGATCCGCCGCGCGATGAGGCTGAAGCCATCTATAAGAAGTACGCCAAAGGTGGGGTTCCCACCGAACCCGAGTACCGCACGTTTCAGGACTACATCTTCCGCTACCTGATCACCGAAGGCGGACGCCTGAAGTTGCCGGTGCACATCCACTCCGCGGTCGGCATCGGAGACTACTTCAACATCTCCGAGAGCAACATCATGCAACTCGAGAACATTCTGCGAGATCCGCGCTACTCGGCAACCACGTTCGTGATGATTCACGGTGGATACCCGCTCGAGCGCGAAGCCATCTGGCTGGCGTCGATGAAGAACGTGTACATGGATTCCTCCATTCAGGAAATCATCATGTACCCAGCCGCGTTCAAGAATTCCCTCCGGCAATGGCTTGAGACGTTCCCCGACAAGATCACGTTCGGCACGGACTGCTTCCCCTACAACGATGTTCTCGGATCGGAAGAGAGCTACTGGCTTGGAAATGTCTCCACGCGCCAGTCGTTGGCAGCCGCGCTTGCCGAAATGGTTTCCTCCGGCGAAATCACGGACGCTAAAGCCATCGAGATGGCGCATGCCTATCTTCACGACACCGCGGTTAGCCTGTATCCTTCATTGAGCCACTGA
- a CDS encoding cupin domain-containing protein, whose amino-acid sequence MKKTKSKKRASKKSAVKASKRRATSPASKVALKGTVSKARRKAELRHVPWNSVAVEALNPLLGRHFIVGQNVMLARVLLKKGCIVPEHSHPNEQLTFIAEGALKFWIDGKIIVVNAGEVLTIPPNMPHKAEALEDTVDFDVFNPPRADWMSGTDVYLR is encoded by the coding sequence ATGAAAAAGACGAAATCGAAGAAGCGTGCCAGCAAAAAATCTGCCGTCAAGGCCTCGAAAAGAAGAGCGACGAGCCCAGCGAGTAAAGTAGCGCTCAAAGGCACCGTCTCAAAAGCCAGGCGGAAAGCCGAGTTACGCCACGTTCCGTGGAACTCAGTGGCCGTGGAAGCGCTGAATCCTCTGCTGGGGCGTCATTTCATTGTCGGGCAGAATGTCATGTTGGCGCGTGTGTTGCTGAAGAAAGGCTGCATCGTGCCGGAACATAGCCATCCCAACGAGCAGCTCACGTTCATTGCCGAGGGCGCACTCAAGTTCTGGATCGACGGCAAAATCATCGTCGTCAATGCCGGCGAAGTGCTGACCATTCCACCGAACATGCCTCACAAAGCGGAAGCGCTCGAAGACACCGTTGACTTCGATGTCTTCAATCCGCCCCGTGCCGACTGGATGAGCGGAACGGATGTGTACCTGCGGTAG
- the thrC gene encoding threonine synthase: MSLTSVITASVLRCIGCGATPASAAQDFRCTSCGDLLEFVFLDRSHDPQALKSLWANRKTILKPLDQSGVWRFRELLPGIAEEHAITLREGNTPLYDLPRCARIAGLDALQAKHQGMNPTASFKDTGMTFAASSAKASGFSWVACASTGNTSASMAAYAARGNMHSLVLIPEGKISWGKLSQSLDYGALTCQLRTDFDGCVQILNELVRRKPVYLLNSVNPYRIEGQKTAAIELMEQLEWEPPDHIIVPGGNLGNSSAIGKALLEMRDLKLISRLPKLSIIQAQGANPFYRSVRELGGTKIEPMTADTQATAIRIGNPASWKKALRVLRETGGEVEQVTEVEIAEAKAEIGADGIGCEPASAVTLAGLKKLTKAGFVKRNDRVVLILTGHLLKDPDFTIKFHRGDLFAGTPDQQPTPYSSPLQRAPIVLDADLRAVVGALEAAERKS, from the coding sequence ATGTCTTTGACTTCCGTCATCACGGCCTCAGTTCTTCGCTGCATCGGTTGCGGCGCGACTCCCGCGTCCGCCGCGCAGGATTTCCGCTGCACGAGCTGTGGCGATCTCCTCGAATTCGTATTTCTTGACCGCAGTCACGATCCCCAGGCCTTGAAGTCCCTCTGGGCCAATCGCAAGACTATCCTCAAACCCCTTGACCAGAGCGGCGTGTGGCGTTTTCGCGAACTCTTGCCTGGCATTGCGGAGGAGCACGCGATCACTTTGCGCGAAGGCAACACGCCGCTTTACGACCTGCCGCGCTGCGCTCGTATTGCCGGTCTCGATGCGCTTCAGGCCAAGCATCAAGGCATGAATCCCACCGCATCCTTCAAGGACACGGGTATGACCTTTGCAGCGTCGTCCGCGAAGGCAAGTGGATTTAGTTGGGTAGCCTGCGCGTCCACGGGAAATACATCGGCCTCAATGGCGGCTTATGCCGCTCGTGGCAACATGCACAGCCTGGTGCTGATTCCCGAAGGGAAGATTTCATGGGGCAAGCTCTCGCAGTCTCTCGACTACGGAGCGCTCACCTGCCAGCTCCGCACCGATTTCGACGGCTGCGTGCAGATCCTCAACGAACTGGTGCGACGTAAGCCTGTCTATCTTTTGAATTCAGTCAATCCGTATCGCATTGAAGGACAGAAGACGGCCGCCATCGAACTGATGGAACAGCTGGAATGGGAACCGCCCGATCACATCATTGTTCCCGGCGGAAATTTGGGAAACAGTTCGGCGATCGGCAAGGCGCTGCTCGAAATGCGCGATCTGAAACTCATATCGCGGCTGCCGAAACTTTCTATCATCCAGGCGCAGGGCGCGAACCCCTTCTACCGCAGCGTAAGAGAATTGGGCGGTACGAAGATCGAGCCTATGACCGCCGACACGCAAGCCACCGCCATTCGCATCGGCAACCCCGCTTCGTGGAAAAAGGCGCTGCGCGTTCTCCGCGAGACCGGTGGGGAAGTTGAGCAGGTAACCGAAGTAGAAATCGCCGAAGCCAAAGCTGAAATTGGCGCCGATGGAATTGGCTGCGAACCTGCTTCTGCCGTTACTCTGGCCGGACTGAAAAAACTGACGAAGGCGGGCTTTGTGAAGAGGAACGATCGCGTCGTCCTGATCCTGACCGGGCACCTGCTCAAAGACCCCGATTTCACCATTAAGTTCCATCGTGGCGACCTGTTTGCGGGAACGCCTGACCAGCAGCCAACTCCGTACTCCAGCCCTTTGCAGCGGGCTCCGATTGTCCTCGATGCCGATCTAAGGGCCGTCGTTGGCGCCCTTGAAGCAGCTGAGAGAAAGTCGTAG
- the thrB gene encoding homoserine kinase: protein MPSRPASSDRSIRLALPATSANLGPAFDSAALAMDFYLRLHAERAPDFFITAEGRDAHICRRMEDHLVLTTYREVLESENRKVVPLSIHIENEIPIGKGCGSSACARLAGIALAVHYGHLRWKADRIVGEASMREHHPDNASACWMGGITVARMANQVQAQIVEVKPKGKWPLLLAIPEAPLSTEQARRALPFQYSRADAVTNIQNSMLLLASFVYDRPDLLPSALEDRIHQPYRAPLCPLLPAIKELTGESGILGAALSGAGPSVLVFLDAKANPKRVKQRIAAHLAKRRLPAELLLTQIATHGGRDGVDWKKKHGS from the coding sequence ATGCCTTCGCGTCCCGCATCTTCGGACCGTTCCATCCGCCTGGCTCTGCCGGCGACCTCGGCCAACCTGGGTCCGGCTTTCGACAGTGCCGCCCTGGCCATGGACTTCTATCTGCGCCTGCACGCCGAGCGCGCTCCCGATTTCTTTATCACCGCTGAAGGCCGCGACGCCCATATCTGCCGCCGGATGGAAGATCACCTGGTCCTCACGACCTACCGCGAGGTCCTCGAATCCGAGAACCGCAAGGTGGTTCCTCTCAGCATTCATATTGAAAACGAAATTCCGATCGGCAAGGGTTGCGGCTCCTCAGCATGCGCCCGCCTGGCCGGCATCGCGCTCGCCGTGCACTACGGACATCTTCGCTGGAAGGCCGATCGTATCGTGGGCGAAGCGTCCATGCGCGAGCACCATCCGGACAATGCATCCGCTTGTTGGATGGGCGGGATCACCGTTGCTCGCATGGCCAACCAAGTACAAGCGCAGATCGTTGAAGTGAAACCGAAAGGGAAGTGGCCACTACTGCTAGCCATTCCTGAAGCGCCGCTTTCCACCGAGCAGGCGCGGCGCGCCTTGCCATTTCAGTATTCCCGCGCCGATGCTGTCACCAACATTCAGAATTCGATGTTGCTGCTTGCATCGTTTGTTTACGACCGCCCCGATCTTCTGCCGTCGGCGCTCGAAGACCGCATCCACCAGCCTTATCGAGCACCGCTCTGTCCCTTGTTGCCCGCGATCAAGGAGTTAACTGGCGAATCCGGCATCCTGGGAGCGGCCCTCAGCGGTGCGGGACCATCGGTGCTGGTGTTTCTGGATGCGAAGGCAAATCCCAAGCGAGTCAAGCAACGGATCGCGGCTCACCTGGCGAAACGCCGTCTCCCGGCCGAACTCCTGCTCACCCAGATTGCGACGCATGGCGGTCGCGATGGCGTCGACTGGAAGAAGAAGCACGGATCGTAG
- a CDS encoding DinB family protein, with the protein MKKIALMLAAMFVFCGLALAQAADEKKTTTSVLDGTVKTIESELVPAVEAMPEDKFGFAPTGGEFKKVRTFGEQAKHIAAVNYIVGASILGEKPPVELGGESGPDSVKSKADIVKFLKDSFAYAHKAVASINEANALGPIKNPFGEGTATRLGMGTVFAWHGFDHYGQMVVYLRMNGVVPPASR; encoded by the coding sequence ATGAAGAAGATTGCATTGATGTTGGCAGCAATGTTCGTGTTTTGCGGTTTAGCGCTGGCACAGGCTGCCGATGAAAAGAAGACGACCACGAGCGTGCTCGACGGCACGGTCAAGACCATTGAGAGCGAACTTGTTCCGGCTGTGGAGGCGATGCCGGAAGACAAGTTCGGATTCGCGCCAACCGGCGGCGAATTCAAGAAAGTACGCACCTTTGGAGAACAGGCCAAACATATCGCTGCCGTGAACTACATCGTAGGCGCATCGATTTTGGGCGAGAAGCCGCCCGTCGAACTAGGCGGAGAAAGTGGCCCAGACAGCGTGAAGTCAAAGGCTGACATCGTAAAGTTCCTGAAGGACTCATTCGCCTACGCGCACAAGGCTGTGGCCTCAATCAACGAAGCCAACGCGCTCGGGCCGATCAAGAATCCGTTCGGCGAAGGCACAGCGACTCGGCTGGGCATGGGCACGGTATTTGCCTGGCACGGTTTCGATCACTATGGACAGATGGTCGTCTATCTGCGGATGAACGGGGTTGTTCCACCCGCGAGCCGGTAG
- a CDS encoding MFS transporter, with the protein MAEMIKMPMAEQEAVRGNASPWAPLGEALFRSLWIASVVSYTGTWMHNVGAGWLMTQMTTDPLMVGLVQAAGALPVFLVILPAGALADMVDRRKFLLVTQGWMVLASATLGILTLTSCVGPWVLILFTFLLGLGSVMNDPAWQAITPELVPREQHASAVALNSAGFNVARAVGPAIGGIVVGALGSGTTFLLNAASFFGVIIFLYRWRRPIETSLARRRVWAAVGDGFTYVRGSSLAKSVLLRTGTFSVAAASMLALMPIIAKPFGARGYGVLLACFGLGALIGAAALPRLRERLSVDGVVVVAIMIFAGMTVASGRAQTFALLCVVMLIAGGAWIGILACLNVAAQTMCPSYLRARALSLYLLVLQGGMAIGATLWGALAKQIGIANALTVAAGVLACGVLALRGHRITATELEMSPAVVRD; encoded by the coding sequence ATGGCTGAGATGATCAAGATGCCGATGGCGGAGCAGGAGGCGGTACGCGGAAACGCTTCGCCCTGGGCGCCGCTTGGCGAAGCTCTTTTCCGATCGCTGTGGATCGCCTCGGTCGTCTCCTACACGGGCACGTGGATGCACAACGTCGGTGCGGGCTGGTTGATGACGCAGATGACAACCGACCCGTTGATGGTCGGACTGGTACAAGCTGCGGGAGCGCTTCCGGTGTTCCTGGTCATTCTGCCTGCGGGCGCACTTGCCGACATGGTAGACAGGCGAAAATTCTTGCTGGTCACGCAGGGATGGATGGTCCTGGCATCGGCAACGCTAGGCATTCTGACGCTCACCAGTTGTGTTGGCCCATGGGTGCTTATCCTGTTTACGTTCCTGCTCGGCCTGGGCTCAGTGATGAACGATCCGGCGTGGCAGGCGATTACACCGGAGTTGGTGCCTCGCGAGCAGCACGCCTCCGCGGTGGCGCTGAACTCGGCAGGCTTCAACGTGGCGCGTGCGGTTGGGCCGGCGATCGGCGGGATCGTGGTCGGCGCACTGGGAAGCGGGACGACATTCTTGTTGAATGCGGCCTCTTTTTTTGGGGTCATCATTTTTCTCTATCGCTGGAGAAGGCCGATCGAGACTTCGCTCGCGCGACGCCGAGTATGGGCGGCGGTCGGTGACGGTTTCACCTACGTTCGCGGCAGTTCCCTGGCGAAATCGGTGCTGCTACGCACGGGCACGTTCAGCGTGGCGGCGGCTTCGATGCTGGCCCTGATGCCGATCATCGCCAAGCCTTTTGGAGCGCGCGGATACGGTGTGTTGCTCGCCTGCTTTGGGTTAGGCGCTCTGATCGGAGCAGCGGCCTTGCCCCGATTGAGAGAAAGACTCTCTGTCGATGGAGTGGTGGTGGTGGCGATCATGATTTTCGCGGGCATGACAGTGGCATCGGGACGTGCCCAGACTTTTGCGCTGCTCTGTGTCGTGATGCTGATCGCAGGCGGCGCATGGATTGGAATTCTGGCGTGTTTGAATGTTGCCGCGCAAACCATGTGTCCGTCATATTTGCGGGCGAGGGCACTCTCGTTATACCTTCTTGTACTGCAGGGTGGGATGGCAATCGGCGCAACGCTGTGGGGAGCGCTGGCGAAACAGATCGGAATCGCGAATGCCCTAACGGTAGCTGCCGGCGTGTTGGCGTGCGGAGTGCTGGCACTGCGCGGGCATCGAATCACAGCGACTGAACTGGAAATGTCTCCTGCCGTCGTACGTGACTGA
- a CDS encoding amino acid permease has product MTTTPSSASTPGNGTPLVRGIGLGSATALNMIDMIGVGPFITIPLVVTAMGGPQAMIGWILGAGLAICDGLVWAELGAAMPGSGGSYRYLKEIYGPQKLGRLISFLFIWQISFSAPLSIASGCVGLSQYAAFFWPGLEKVWAQRTFSLDMPLLGKFQLSWVAMPATLVAIGACLFTAFLLYRRITVIGRISKVLWVGVMGTIAWIIFVGLTHFNARQAFDFPPGAFTFSKDFFDGLGGVMLIAAYDYWGYYNVCFLGDEIKEPGKNIPRALLLSIIAVACLYVVMNISILGVVPWREMAQSGASNSKLYVVSTFMQRTYGQGAAAIVSALIMWTAFASVFSLMLGYSRVPYAAAVDGNYFKAFAKVHPEHKFPYVSLLALAGVAALFCFLRLADLIAALVVIRILLQFLVQSIGVIVLRIRQPDMPRPFRMWLYPVPALVAACSFIFILFSRRDFGREIRYAVVILVVGLVIYCVRALRRREWPFGGAVVSG; this is encoded by the coding sequence ATGACTACGACTCCTTCCTCCGCTAGCACGCCGGGAAACGGAACGCCGCTCGTGCGCGGCATTGGTCTGGGGTCGGCGACTGCGCTGAACATGATCGACATGATCGGCGTGGGGCCGTTCATTACGATCCCGCTTGTCGTCACTGCCATGGGCGGGCCACAAGCCATGATCGGCTGGATTCTGGGTGCGGGGCTGGCAATCTGCGATGGATTGGTGTGGGCCGAACTGGGGGCGGCGATGCCGGGATCGGGCGGATCGTACCGTTATCTGAAAGAAATCTACGGGCCACAGAAACTAGGGCGGCTGATTTCCTTTCTATTCATCTGGCAGATTTCGTTTAGCGCGCCGCTTTCGATTGCTTCCGGATGCGTGGGGCTGTCCCAGTATGCGGCATTCTTCTGGCCGGGCCTGGAGAAGGTTTGGGCCCAGCGGACATTCAGTCTCGACATGCCGTTACTGGGAAAGTTTCAACTCAGCTGGGTGGCCATGCCGGCCACACTGGTTGCGATCGGCGCTTGCCTGTTTACAGCATTCCTGCTGTACCGGCGGATTACGGTCATTGGGCGGATCTCGAAAGTGCTCTGGGTCGGCGTGATGGGGACGATTGCGTGGATCATTTTTGTCGGCCTAACTCACTTCAATGCACGGCAGGCTTTTGATTTTCCACCGGGAGCGTTTACGTTCTCCAAGGATTTCTTTGATGGACTGGGCGGCGTGATGCTGATCGCGGCCTATGACTACTGGGGCTACTACAACGTCTGTTTTCTGGGAGATGAGATTAAAGAGCCAGGCAAAAACATTCCGCGGGCGTTATTGCTATCCATTATCGCGGTGGCCTGTCTATATGTAGTCATGAACATCAGCATCCTGGGCGTGGTGCCCTGGCGCGAGATGGCGCAGTCGGGGGCTTCCAACAGCAAGCTCTACGTGGTCTCGACCTTCATGCAGCGGACCTACGGGCAAGGGGCAGCCGCCATAGTCTCGGCGCTGATCATGTGGACGGCCTTCGCCTCCGTCTTCTCCCTGATGTTGGGATATTCTCGCGTCCCTTATGCAGCAGCGGTGGATGGAAATTACTTCAAGGCATTTGCGAAAGTTCATCCAGAGCACAAGTTTCCCTACGTTTCCTTGCTGGCCCTGGCAGGAGTGGCGGCACTCTTTTGTTTCCTGCGGCTCGCGGACTTGATCGCGGCACTGGTGGTGATCCGGATTCTGCTGCAGTTCCTGGTGCAGAGTATCGGCGTCATCGTATTGCGGATTCGGCAACCAGACATGCCGCGCCCGTTCCGGATGTGGCTATATCCGGTGCCCGCGCTGGTGGCGGCTTGCAGCTTTATTTTTATTTTGTTTTCGCGCCGGGATTTTGGACGCGAGATTCGATACGCTGTTGTGATCCTGGTAGTGGGATTGGTCATTTATTGCGTACGAGCATTGCGGCGCAGGGAATGGCCGTTTGGTGGGGCGGTGGTTAGTGGTTAG